The Caldisalinibacter kiritimatiensis genome contains the following window.
ATAGAGTTCCTAGAGGAACTGAGGAGCTAAATAAAAAAGCATTTGAAGCAGGAGTTGATTTGGCAAAATTATAAAGTAAGGATGATGGTATGGAGAATACTAGTAAAGATTTAATTAAATTGATACAACATAAATATGCCAATCTAAGTAAAGGGCAAAAACTTATAGCTGAATATATAATGGCACACTACGATAAAGCTGCTTTTATGACTGCTGCTACTTTAGGTAAAAAAGTCGGAGTAAGTGAATCAACTGTTGTTAGATTTGCAAATGCATTAGGTTTTTCAGGGTATCCTAGTTTGCAAAAAGCATTACAAGTTTTAATAAAAAATAAACTTACAACCGTACAAAGAATAAGTATGGATGACAGTTTTATAGACTCAGATGCTACATTAAAAAAAGTATTAAAAGCAGATATGGAAAACTTAAGAGCTACTATTGAAGAAGTTGATTGTAGAACTTTTAAAAAAGTCGTAGATAGTATATTTAAAGCCCATAGAATATATATCTTAGGTTTAAGAAGTTCAACTGCTTTGGCTGGATATCTAGGTTTTTACTTAGATTTAATATTAGACAACGTAAAAGTAGTCAGTTTCGGTATGAGTGAAATATTTGAACAACTACTTAGAGTTACTAAAGACGA
Protein-coding sequences here:
- a CDS encoding MurR/RpiR family transcriptional regulator, yielding MENTSKDLIKLIQHKYANLSKGQKLIAEYIMAHYDKAAFMTAATLGKKVGVSESTVVRFANALGFSGYPSLQKALQVLIKNKLTTVQRISMDDSFIDSDATLKKVLKADMENLRATIEEVDCRTFKKVVDSIFKAHRIYILGLRSSTALAGYLGFYLDLILDNVKVVSFGMSEIFEQLLRVTKDDLVIGISYPRYSRRTLDALKYVKKQGCKIVGITDSYASPIASISDHTLIARSNMVSFVDSLVAPLSLINSLIVAIGMREKKEVTQYFEKLEDMWDTFNVYEGKDKPTNF